The nucleotide sequence AGATACAATCATCTGTAATTTCATGTGCCATTTCATTTTCTCCTTATCAATTTTATTATGGACGTGGAAAGGATCATGGCCTCTTCCGTTCGTCAACCTTCTGATATCACCTCTTTTACCTCGGGGATCTGTTTTTTCATATATTTTTCAATCCCCATCTTGAGCGTCATCTGCGACATGGGACAGCCGCTGCAGGCTCCTTTCAACCTGACTTTCACGACGCCGTCCGTGCTGACATCGACGAGTTCAACATCACCCCCATCCGCCTGCAGGCTGGGCCGGATCTGCTCGATGATCTGCTGTACTTTTTCCTTCATGAATTTAAACCTCCCCTCGCTTTTATAGCTGGTTGTCAGCGGGGCATATGCCTCGCCATTGTTTTGACCAGTTTCTTTGCTACATCGGGAAGTCCCGGCCTGGCAACCAGAAATCGATCCGCCTGAATATGACGGGCTTCCCATACCAACTTGCCGGTTTCGGCATTCACCATCCGGATGCCCAAGCCAACCTTCGCAATTTTGGTATCTTCATCTTTTAAATAATTCCAATAATCGAGGCTGACGATGAGCAGGGCATCAACCTGAGAAAAATCCCCGATTTTACGGCTCAATTCCGGGTCGGAATAATTCAGGTTTTCCAACTTGTTCAGGTAGGCGCTTACATCGTCTTCCAACTCTCTATCGGTTTCCCCTTTCCGCATCAACGTATCGATGGAGACCACCCTTGTAAACCATTTCCGTTCAACCAGGGCGGTGAGAATCGTTTGATCGATGACACCCCGTGCTTCAGCGAATGAGCCCACGGAAACCGGAAGGATTCCAATTCGTTTTGGATGAAAACCTTTCGCCTCCGGAGTCGACATGTTGTATCGAAGGCCGCCGCAACCGATAAGCGATACAACCAAAAGAAATGACAGCGTAAAAAAAACCATCTTCCTGTACATGGATGTTTCCCCTTGCGTTTGATCAGGCCCGGAACCATGAAACGGCAACCCATAAAAACGAGGCCGCCCCGGTTATGATGTAAACGGTTTCCAGAATCCCCTCCAGGACAACTCCTGAAAATCCGGATTTCCTATCACAAAGTTTGAAGCATATCAATATATAAAATAAGCAGATGAACAGAACGACCGAAAGGAAGGGGGACCATCCGAGCGTATAAGAAACAACGAGCATCAGTCCCGTTATCAGGGCAACGCCGGTCAGGAGATGACGGGTACGCTTTTCCCCGATCACAACAGGAATTGTTTCCCGGCCGATGAGCCGGTCGCTCTGTATGTCCAGGAGATCGGACATGGAAGAACGGATGAAGACGACGGCGAAAATGAACAGGAAAGCGACGACCGTGGCCGGTGAAAATGCCGGTTTTCCGATCAGGGCCGGCAATATGGCCCCGACAGCCCCCCAGGCGAGGGCGACCGATAAATTTTTGGAACCCGGCAGGTCTTTGAGTCTGAGCCAGTGACCGCGAAAGAGTAGGATCGGCGTGTTGTACAAAATACCGAGGACCGAAATCGTCAGGAGTAAGAGAAAGGAACTCATGCTCAGAGTCAGCGCGAGAAAAAGAGAAGCCCCCAGCGATATCAGGGCCGCACCGATATACAATTTTTGGTGTGTCCGATATGTTTCCTCCCGAAAAGACCCGATGGTGGTGCTGGTCTTTCGGTCGATGAAGCGATTCAGGGTGTGCATGGCGAAAACGTACAGGGCCATGGCCAGGATGGCGGCCGGACGGGGAGTCAGTCTCTGGAGAAGCATCCCGGTGTAGGACAGGCAGGCCGCACCGAAAGCGGAGTACAATTCCGCCTTGATGGCCAACTCCCAGAGGCTCATAAGGCGACGGGAAGGGCCGGTTCGTTCTCTCAGAGTATCCACCACCCGATTGATGATCCAGTTCGGTGTCGAGGCCCCGGCGGAAACGGCGATGTTGCCGTAAGCCGCCAGGGGATGGCTCATCATCTCTTCCACGGTTTCAATATGAAAGGTCGGTTTCCCTTCCTGTTCCGATAATTCGGTCAGACGGCATGTGTTGGCACTATTTTTCCCGCCGATAATGATCATGGCATCCGAAACGGCAGCCAGTTCCTTAATCTCGGTCTGCCGACGCTCTGTTGAATCGCAGACCGTATTGAAGACGACCGCTTCCGGAAATTCCTTACGGACGGCGTCGACGATCCGGTCGTATCGATCGAGATTTTGTGTTGTTTGAGCCACAACACAAATTTTGGCGTCAGCGGACAGATCGGACACCTCCCTTTCATGGGACAGCACAATCCCTTTTGTTCCAGCATAGCCAAGCAGGCCGTTCACCTCCGGGTGTTCCCGATCACCGACAATGATCGTCGTGTAATCACGTTCCGCGTGCCTTTTGATGATGGATTGTACATGGGCGACTTTTGGGCATGTTGCATCGACGATGGTGACACCTTTGTCACGTATGGCTTTTCTTTCTTCAGGTGAAATGCCATGTGCCCGGACAACGAGGACGCTGTTGTCCGGGCCATCTATATCGTCAATGGATTCGATGGGGAAGACCCCCCTTTTTCTCAGAAGTTCCACCGTCTGAGGATTATGGATGAGAGGGCCATAGGTGTAAATCCTGCGTTGGTCGCCCTTTTGGGCGATTTCCAGAACGATGTCCACGGCCCGTTTGACTCCCATGCAGAAGCCAGCCGTTTTTGCCAGTATTACCGCCATGTCGTTCGTCCCTTCTCCTCCGGTCGAGTGGAACGGGTTTGTCTTATTCTTTCGGCCGTTGCGCGTGAATAAAAAATTCCCGGTTGCCCGCCGGTCCCAGCAAAGGTGATTCACAGGTGGTGATTCCCCCCAGGTTCAACTGCCTGCAAAGGGAAATGGAGCCTTCGACTACGGCCTGGTGCAGGGCCGGGTCGGACACCACACCGCGTTTACCGACCTGTCCGCGACCGACTTCAAATTGAGGTTTTATCAGGGCCAAAAGGAGCCCGCCGGGACGCAGAAGGCTTACCACCTTGGGGAGGATCACCTTGAGAGAGATAAACGATGCATCCACCGTTGCCATATCCAGGGGTTCCGCGATGCCCGTTCCGTCGAAATAACGTATGTTGGTGCGTTCGATGGGAACGACTCGCTTATCCGTGCGAAGTTTCCAGGAGAGCTGACCGTAACCGACGTCAAGGGCATAGACCTTGATGGCTCCAGACTGGAGCAGACAGTCCGTAAAACCGCCCGTTGAAGCTCCGACATCCAGAACGGTCAATCCCGACACGTCAAGCCCCAGGGCGTCAAGGGCGCCCCGAAGCTTCAGGCCGCCTCTGCTTACATACGGATGAAGATCGCCGGTTACGCGCACCTCCGCCGTTACGGATACGGGACTCCCCGCCTTGTCTATTTTGAAACCATCGACCAGAACCCGTCCTGCCAGAATCAATGCCCGCGCCTGTTCCCGGGAGGCTGTCAATCCCCGGTCCACCAGCATTCTGTCCAATCTGACTTTATTTCCTTTTTTTGTCAAAGTGCCGGTCTCGTAATTCGTTTGGCCGCCGCGATGATTCCTTCCCTGTCAAGGCCGTAAATGCTTCTCAGTTCTGCCTGGGTGGCATGTTCAACGAATTCATCTGGAATCCCCATACGAATGACCTGGATATGCGTAATTCCTTTTTCTTGGAGCATTTCAAGGACGGCGCTGCCGAAACCTCCCATGAGGACATTCTCCTCAACGGTGATCAGACGCCGGCAGGCGATGGCTGCCCCGGAAATAAGCGCCTCATCCAGCGGCTTGACGAAGCGGGCGTTGATGACGGTGGCATGGATACCCTCCTTTGCCAGCTCCTCCGCTGCGGCAAGCGCTGGGAGTACCGTGGATCCGACGGCCACGATTGCCAGGTCATTGCCATCGTGCAGAACCTCGCCTTTGCCGATGGGAATGACCTCCGGTTCTCCGGAGAGGGGAACCCCCGCACCCCTGCCGCGGGGATAACGGATGGAAACCGGGTGGTCCGCTTCAACCGCCGTTTTCAGCATATGGCGCAGTTCGTTTTCATCTTTGGGGGACATAACGGTCATATGGGGAATCGACCGCAAGAAGGAGTAATCAAACAGACCGTGGTGGGTTGGACCGTCGTCACCCACCAGGCCGCCCCTGTCCTGAGCAAAAACGATATGCAGTTTCTGGAGGCAGGCGTCATGAATGATCTGGTCGTAAGCCCGCTGAAGGAAAGTTGAGTAAATGGCGACAACGGGAATGATGCCTTCCGTGGCGAGAGCGGAGGCAAAGGTGACCCCATGCTGTTCCGCAATGCCGACATCAAAAAAACGGTCCGGGTAAAGGCCGGCGAAACGTTTCAGTCCCGTTCCTTCGCACATGGCGGCAGTGATCGCGACGATTTTTTTATTGACATCGGCAAGCCCGATGAGGGTATCCCCGAACACCTGTGTGTAGGTGGGAACGGTGCTGGCCTGGACCAGGGGATTGCCTGTTTCCACATCGAAGGGCGCTGCACTATGATACCTGAGAGGCTCCTGCTCCGCGAACAGGTACCCCCTCCCCTTTTTTGTGATGACATGGACCAGGATGGGCCCATCCATTTTTCTTATATTTATGAGATTTTTTATCAAATGATCCAGACGGTGACCTCCCAGGGGGCCGACATAGGTGAACCCGAGTTCCTCGAAAAGTGCTCCAGGGATAAAGAAGGTCTTTAGTGACTCTTCGGCATGCTGGGTGAACTTGAGGACCTGGGGTCCTACAGAGGGAATGGTTTTCAGAAAATGCTTGATTTCGTTTTTCAGTTTCATCACGGTCTGACCCGTCATGACCCGGTTCAGGTATGATGACATGGCGCCCACGTTCGGTGAAATGGACATTTCGTTGTCGTTGAGGATGATGATCAGGTCCTTGTGTCGGTCTCCCGACCAGTTCAGGCCTTCGTAAGCCATGCCGGAGGTCATGGAGCCGTCACCGATTACGGCAATGACTTTGAAAGCTTCTCCTTTCAGACATCGTGCCTCGGCGATGCCCGATGCTGCGGAGATAGATGTACCGCTGTGACCGACGTCAAAGACGTCGTAAACACTCTCCGCCCGCTTTGGGAAACCGCTGATCCCGCCGCGCTGGCGAAGCGTGGAGAAAACCTCTTTCCGTTCGGTGATGATCTTGTGGGCATAGGCTTGATGCCCCACGTCCCAGATCAACTTATCCTTGGGTGTATCAAAAACATAGTGCAGGGCGAGGGTCAATTCGACGGCTCCCAGGGAAGAGGCAAGGTGTCCCCCCGTACGTGCCACGGTGTGTACAATTTTGATCCGGATTTCTTCCGCCAGACGGTGGAGCTCGTCGACGTTCAGTTTTCTCAGGTCCTCCGGGCGGTTGACGCGCTCGAGAAGCGACCCCTGGGAGAGTTCCCGTGTTATTTCGGCACTGGGGTTCCTTTTCATCTTTGTGCCTTCATGTACCCTTGCGAGGCGGCGAGTCGTCGATTTCATCCCGATGTCGATCTAAGAGTCACGCTCGATAATATGCCGGGCAATCATCCGTAACGGTTCTGCCTTTTCGTCCAATGGTGCAATGGCGGACAGAGCCTCGGTCATGAGTTCCCGTCCCTTCTGCCGGGAGGCTTCGATGCCGACCAGGGCAGGGTAGGTGGCTTTCCCTCTTTTTTTATCCGTTCCAATGCTTTTCCCGATGCGCTTTTCCTCACCTTCGACATTCAGAATGTCGTCGGCAATCTGGAAAGCAAGACCGATTTGTGTTCCATAGTGGATGAGGGCGTTGATTTCCTCCGGTTTGCCGCCAGTGAGCAGTGCGCCGGATCGTACGGATGCGGCAATCATGGCTCCGGTTTTCCGGGAATGAATATACTGAAGAGTGGACATATCATATTCCTTACCCTCCGATTGTACATCCATGACCTGGCCGCCGATCATGCCGAAGAAACCGGCCGCGTCGGAGATATCGTGAATGATATCAATCCGTGTCGCCGGGTTGAATTCCGTTAAATGGTCCGGGTGGGACAACAGACAAAAAGCCTCCGTCAACAAAGCATCCCCCGCCAGGACCGCTATGTTTTCGCCGAAGATCTTGTGATTGGTCAGGATACCGCGCCGATAATCGTCGTTGTCCATGGCGGGCAGGTCGTCGTGAATGAGGGAGTAGGTGTGAATCATCTCCAAGGCACAGGCAACCGGCAACACCGCGTCAGCGTTTCCGCCAAGCGCTTCTGTCGCGGCCAGGCACAAAATGGGACGGATTCTTTTTCCGCCGGCAAACAGGCTGTAACGAACAGCCTGAAAGATGATGGTGGGATATGTGTGCTCGGCCGGCATATATTCCTGGAGTGCATGGTCAACCCTTTTCCTGTGTTCGATGATATAACTGTCTAAATTCATAAAACCCTTCTTTTCAGGCCGTTTGTCCCGTTAAGATCTCCGGTGGGCCCGGAATGGCATCGGACGGGGATGGCCCGGCTAAACTTCTTCTGAAAACGATGTGCTGGCCAAGCCTTCTTCCTGCTTCAACAAAATTTCCACTTTTCTTTCCGATTCGTTCAATTTTTTCGTGCATAAACGGGATAGTTTGATTCCCTCTTCGAAGGCTTTGAGGGAATCCTCCAGAGAAAGCTCTCCGCTCTCCAGTTTTTTGACGATTTCTTCCAGTCGGGTCATATTGTTTTCAAATGTGTCTTTTCCCATGATTTCGTTATCTTTCCGGAAGGTCTATCTCGGAATCAAACCTGTCCCTTTCTTCAGTTCGTTTATTCATCCGGCCCGGTTTTGCAAAAAAGTATCTCGCATTGTCCTCTTCACGGGATTTCACCGATGCTGTCAGTTGCCCTTTCCCAAGGTATATCATCAATTCCTCTCCCACCCGGACCTGAGCGGCTTCCCGAATAATTTCCTTTGTCTGGCGCCGGAGTGTGATGCTGAAACCGCGATTGAGGACCGCAAGGGGATTCAGCGAGTCCAGGAGAGATATGTTACGTTTCAGGGTCTGGCGGGCGTCGACAATCCGACGTCGCATAGCGGCTATCATATTTCCGGTTGAGGATTCAAGGAGAAAACCGATCCGTCGATGGCCGGTCCGGGGACTACCCTGAGCAAGGCGAATCTTCAAATGGTGCAGATGTGCGGCACTGTGCGCCAGTTGTTGGCACAGCCGGGCCTTCATTCGGTCATCGTAGTCGTCCAGAGACAGGCGATAGTCGTCTATCATCCAGCGGGGACTTTTAAGCTTTTCCCGGAGCAAGGTTGCCTCACGGTTCAGTGATTCGGCCATATGCGCGCGACTCCGAATCATACGGTGACGCAAGTCAAAAAGCGTTCCGGCGAGATCGTCTCTGGAAGGAACCACCAGTTCTGCCGCCGCGGAGGGAGTGGGTGCCCGGAGGTCGGCCGTGAAATCGGCAATCGTGTAATCTGTTTCATGTCCCACAGCCGAGATGATGGGAACGGGACAGGCGTGAATCGCCCGGGCCACGGTTTCATCATTGAATGGGGCGAGATCTTCCAGGGAACCGCCTCCCCTTGCTAGAATCAAGACATCAGCCCGACCGAAGGCGACCATGTCTTGAATTGCCCGGACGATTTCCGGGGCCGCCTCCGGACCCTGAACACGTGCCGGGGCCAGCAGTAGGGAGACGGAGGGGAAACGGCGTTTCGTGATCTGTAAAATATCCCGGATTACGGCGCCTGTCGGCGAGGTAATGACGCCGATGCACGAAGGCAGAAAGGGAATTTCTTTTTTGTGTCTCTCGTCAAAGAGCCCCTCTGCATGAAGCCGGGCCTTGAGCTGTTCGAATGCCTTCTGAAGGGCTCCGGTTCCCTTGGGTTCAACCGTGTCGATGACGATCTGGTATTCGCCGCGGGGCGCATAGACACTGATGCGTCCCCGGCAGACGACCAGCATACCTTCCTCCAGGTCGCAGGCCATCCGGCGGGAGCTTGGCGTGAGTTGAGTACCGGGAAAGGGCTTGAACCAGACTGCACGAATCTGGGCCTGATTGTCCTTCAACGTAAAGTATGTGTGGCCCGAAGCCGGCCGACGAAGATTCGAGATTTCTCCCTCCACCAGAATCGGATCGAAGGTTTCTTCAAGGAGATTTTTTAGCTGCCCCGTCAGGGCCGTTACGGTCAGGATGCATTTCATCATACCGAACCGGACTATCAGATATCGGGGGTGATGACAAGGCTGATTTTGGTTTCGAGCCGACAGTGGGGAGATATTTCCTCTAAGGAGACGAGGGAAATATCGGGTTGGCTTGTGGCTCAACCATGGGCGTTGGTCCGGGGAAAAATCGTGTCGGTCAATTTGACTTTGAGGCGTGAGGAATTAGATTAAAATAAATCGATGGGCGGATAAAAGGGAAACAGGATGGTGAGGTAAACATGACGGGAGGTGAGGGAAATGTTTAAGAAAATTCTTGTACCTCTGGATGGCTCCGAATTGGCGGAGTGCGCGTTGCCTTATGTGCGGGATCTTGTCCGGGGCGGTTTCGTTGAAGAGATTGTCCTCTTGAATGTGGTGGACATTCCAGCGACCTGGGTCGAGGGAATTGATTATGTAGCCATTAAAGATGCTGGTCTGGAGCAAGCGACAAAGTACCTGCAGGAACTCAAGGATCAATTGGCTGCCGATGGTCTGCCCGTCCGGGCGGAGATTCTGGAAGGGGTAACGCCGCATGTTATTGTGAACTATGCCACGGAGAAGGGCGCAGACCTGATCGTCATCGGTACCCATGGATACACCGGCATGAAAAAACTTATGTTCGGAAGTGTTGCGCTGCGAGTCCTGCACGACGCCCATTGTCCGGTCCTTCTGATTCGCCCGGAATCGTGTCGGTAAAAACCCCACTTATCCAAACAGGCGGCAGGGGCTCCCTCCGGTTGTGACCCCGAATGGAGGCCTTGCCCCTTTACTAATCAATTGAAGTGCGCTATGAATTCCACAGTATACTGGCAGAAGGAGTTGTCGCATGATCAATTCTCTTGAGTTGGGGTTGATTGGAAACTGCCGGATCGGAGCGCTGATCAACCCGGCAGGAGAGATTGTCTGGAGTTGCCTGCCCCGTTTTGACGGCGATCCTATATTCTGCTCCCTGTTACGGGAACACGATACTGGTGAAAGCACAGGCTATTGTACGATTGAGCTCGAAGAATTGACCGGAACGGAACAGTTTTACCTGACCAATTCGGCAGTGCTTGTCACCAGGTTGACGGACAGGAAAGGCGCCGTGGTGGAAATCACGGATTTTGCTCCCCGCTTCCGGCAACACGGTCGCATGTTTACGCCCATGATGATGATCCGCTACGTCAAGCGACTCCATGGCGCGCCGCGTGTGCGCATCCGTGTCAGGCCCACATACGGATATGGGCGACACGCCTGTTCCGTCACCTATGGAAGCCACCACATCCGCTATGTTGCTCCCGACGGAGTGTTGAGGCTTACGACAGACATGTCCCTGACACCGATCCTCAACGAAACCCCCTTTTTTCTGCAGGATAGCATCAGCCTTATCTTCAGTTCCGACGAGACCATTCCGGATACGATCGGTGAACTGACCCGGCGCTTTCTGAATGAAACGCTGCAGTATTGGCATGAATGGGTCAGAGACATCGGAATCCCCTTTGAGTGGCAGGATGTGGTTATCCGTTCCGCCATCACCCTAAAACTGAACACTTTTGATGACACCGGTGCGATCATCGCGGCCATGACCACCTCTATTCCCGAGGCGGCGGGATCTTCACGAAATTGGGATTATCGATACTGTTGGCTGAGAGACGCCTACTTTGTTCTCAATGCATTGAACCGTCTTAACACGACACCCACTTTGGAGCGCTACATCGGTTTTCTTGTGAATGTCATTGCCGGTGATCCCCGCAGACGTGTCCAGCCCGTGTATGGTATTGACGGGAGGGCGCAACTCGATGAAATGGAACTGGATTCTCTGCCCGGATATAGGGGGATGGGGCCTGTGAGGGTTGGAAATCAGGCCTATACCCAAACCCAGCACGATGTGTACGGATCAGCCATACTGGCGGTGGCCCATGTCTTCTTCGATCACAGATTAATCCGCCGGGGTGACGAGGCGCTTTTTCGGCGTCTGGAATTTTTGGGCGAGGCGGCCTTTGCCGTTCACGATCAGCCCGACGCGGGGATTTGGGAATTTCGTGGCATGCTTCGTGTTCACACTTTTTCCTCGGTGATGTGCTGGGTAGCCTGTGATCGGCTGGCGAGGATTGCCTCCGTGTTGACACTGACGGATCGTGCTGCGTATTGGAGAACAAGGGCGGATCATATCCACACGGTAATTTGCCACAGAGCGTGGAGTGATCGCAAACAATCCTTCACTGCGGCTTTCGATGAGGATACGCTGGATGCGAGTGTGCTTCTGCTTCATGATCTGGGTTTTTTGGCGGCGGATGACCCGCGTTTTGTGAAGACCGTCACGATGATTGAACGGGAACTCAGACATGGAGATTATATTTATCGTTATGTCGATGCCGATGACTTCGGTGTTCCGGAGAATGCTTTTCTCGCGTGTACCTTCTGGTATATCTACGCATTGTCCGCTCTCGGACGCATGGAGGAGGGACGTGCCCTTTTCGAAAAACTGGTGGCGAAACGGAATGGACACGGGCTCCTCTCCGAGCATATCGATCCGCAAACGGGTGAATTATGGGGTAACTTTGCCCAGACGTACAGTATGGTCGGTATGATCAACTCGGCCATTCGTCTCAGCCGGCGCTGGGACAGTGCGTTTTAAAAGCAGAGGCGAGGAGAAGATGAAAACCTTATTCAGACGACTCCTGTTTGCCCGCTCCCTTAAGCTTTCCCTGCGTTTCATCATACCCCTCGTGATTGCTCTGTTCCTCTTGGCCTATGCGATTGTTCCCTTGGTCGATAAATTAACCCTCCGCTGGTTTCTCCGCGATCTCGATATGCGTTCCCAGCTTGTTGCCGGAACGCTGGAAGAATCAATTGTCGAGCTGGTCAAACAGAGAAACAAAAGCCGAATCAACGCACTCTTTGCGCGCTCGATGCGCGACGAGAGACTTTTTGCACTGGGTTATTGCAACGAAAATGGAAAGCTGATCTATCGGACCCAGACTTTTCCAGAAGACCTTTCCTGCGAAATCCCCGCAGCCGATGACCGGACAAAATACACGCTCCTTAAGCTGTCACAGGGCTTACTCCACGTTACTTTTAATCCGTTGAAAGATGAAGACGCTCCGGCAGGTACGCTGGTTTTGGTGCATGACATGAGTTTTATCGAAAGGCGTAGCGCCGATACAAAAAAGTACATCGTGGTCCTCTTTGTATTGCTGGGGGTGGTGGTATCCATGATCACCGTCTTCGTCGCTCATCTGAGCTGGCATGGATGGATGGAGGGGGTTAGAGCCATGTTGCGCGGCGAAGGTATTTTCCGCCCCTTCGCTCGCTTGCCGGGTGCTGAATTACAGCCTCTGGCCAGTGATCTGCGAGCGCTTCTGCGAACATTGGATGAGGAAAGGCGTTTTGCCGATGACGCCACAATAACCTGGACACCGGACACCCTGAGGGGGCTTCTCCAGACTCATTTCAGCGGGGATCAAATTCTGGCTGGTTCCAATCGGGAGCCCTATATTCATGTCCAAGGGCCATCCGGGATCGAAATCAGACATCCGGCGAGCGGCCTGGTTACGGCAATTGAACCCGTCCTGCGTGCCTGTTCGGGGACATGGATTGCCCACGGAAGCGGAAGCGCTGACCGTAACGTAGTCGATGAGCACGACCATGTTTCCATTGCCGCAGGCGATGCGGATTACACCTTGCGGCGGATTTGGCTGACGGAAGAGGAAGAAAGCGGTTATTATTATGGTTTTGCCAATGAAGGACTGTGGCCTTTGTGCCATATCGCCCATGTGAGACCCGTTTTCCGTACAGAGGACTGGCGGCATTACGTGACGGTTAATCAGCGGTTTGCCGACGCTGTTGTAGAAGAATCGGACAGTGATGATCCCGTTGTTTTAGTACAGGACTACCATTTTGCGTTGCTTCCCGAACTGATCCGCCAGCGTCTACCCCGAGCCACGGTCATTTTTTTCTGGCATATTCCCTGGCCGAATGCTGAATTTTACGGCATTTGCCCTTGGCGGGAGGAATTGCTGCAGGGGATGCTCGGCAGTACCATTATAGGTTTCCACACGCGGTTCCACTGTAAAAACTTTCTGGAAACGGTTGACCGTTATCTTGAAACGAGAATTGAACATGAATCATCGACCATTTTTCACAACAACATACTGACATTGGTGGAAAGCTATCCCATTTCCATTCAATGGCCCCCCGCCTGGCAGGAACTTCAGCCATCGGTGGAGTCCTGCCTTACGGAGATACGGGAAAAGCTGAGCCTGGATGAGAACGGCCTGATCGCCCTGGGTGTGGACCGACTGGATTATACGAAGGGAATTCTAGAACGCCTCCGAGCTGTGGAGCACATGCTGGAAAAGCACCCTGAATTGGTCGGCCTGTTTACCTTCATTCAAATAGCGGCGCCGTCCCGTTCCGTACTGGAAGATTATCAATACCTGGACGAGCGGGTCCGCGCTATGGCTGAAAAAATTAATCATCGTTTTTCGCGACAGGCTTATCGACCGGTTTGGCTTAAGGTCGAGAAACATGAACCTGAGGAAGTGAACCGCTATTATCGGGCGGCAAACGTG is from Deltaproteobacteria bacterium and encodes:
- a CDS encoding polyprenyl synthetase family protein yields the protein MNLDSYIIEHRKRVDHALQEYMPAEHTYPTIIFQAVRYSLFAGGKRIRPILCLAATEALGGNADAVLPVACALEMIHTYSLIHDDLPAMDNDDYRRGILTNHKIFGENIAVLAGDALLTEAFCLLSHPDHLTEFNPATRIDIIHDISDAAGFFGMIGGQVMDVQSEGKEYDMSTLQYIHSRKTGAMIAASVRSGALLTGGKPEEINALIHYGTQIGLAFQIADDILNVEGEEKRIGKSIGTDKKRGKATYPALVGIEASRQKGRELMTEALSAIAPLDEKAEPLRMIARHIIERDS
- a CDS encoding exodeoxyribonuclease VII large subunit, which produces MMKCILTVTALTGQLKNLLEETFDPILVEGEISNLRRPASGHTYFTLKDNQAQIRAVWFKPFPGTQLTPSSRRMACDLEEGMLVVCRGRISVYAPRGEYQIVIDTVEPKGTGALQKAFEQLKARLHAEGLFDERHKKEIPFLPSCIGVITSPTGAVIRDILQITKRRFPSVSLLLAPARVQGPEAAPEIVRAIQDMVAFGRADVLILARGGGSLEDLAPFNDETVARAIHACPVPIISAVGHETDYTIADFTADLRAPTPSAAAELVVPSRDDLAGTLFDLRHRMIRSRAHMAESLNREATLLREKLKSPRWMIDDYRLSLDDYDDRMKARLCQQLAHSAAHLHHLKIRLAQGSPRTGHRRIGFLLESSTGNMIAAMRRRIVDARQTLKRNISLLDSLNPLAVLNRGFSITLRRQTKEIIREAAQVRVGEELMIYLGKGQLTASVKSREEDNARYFFAKPGRMNKRTEERDRFDSEIDLPER
- a CDS encoding NifU family protein encodes the protein MKEKVQQIIEQIRPSLQADGGDVELVDVSTDGVVKVRLKGACSGCPMSQMTLKMGIEKYMKKQIPEVKEVISEG
- a CDS encoding 1-deoxy-D-xylulose-5-phosphate synthase, which encodes MKRNPSAEITRELSQGSLLERVNRPEDLRKLNVDELHRLAEEIRIKIVHTVARTGGHLASSLGAVELTLALHYVFDTPKDKLIWDVGHQAYAHKIITERKEVFSTLRQRGGISGFPKRAESVYDVFDVGHSGTSISAASGIAEARCLKGEAFKVIAVIGDGSMTSGMAYEGLNWSGDRHKDLIIILNDNEMSISPNVGAMSSYLNRVMTGQTVMKLKNEIKHFLKTIPSVGPQVLKFTQHAEESLKTFFIPGALFEELGFTYVGPLGGHRLDHLIKNLINIRKMDGPILVHVITKKGRGYLFAEQEPLRYHSAAPFDVETGNPLVQASTVPTYTQVFGDTLIGLADVNKKIVAITAAMCEGTGLKRFAGLYPDRFFDVGIAEQHGVTFASALATEGIIPVVAIYSTFLQRAYDQIIHDACLQKLHIVFAQDRGGLVGDDGPTHHGLFDYSFLRSIPHMTVMSPKDENELRHMLKTAVEADHPVSIRYPRGRGAGVPLSGEPEVIPIGKGEVLHDGNDLAIVAVGSTVLPALAAAEELAKEGIHATVINARFVKPLDEALISGAAIACRRLITVEENVLMGGFGSAVLEMLQEKGITHIQVIRMGIPDEFVEHATQAELRSIYGLDREGIIAAAKRITRPAL
- the ispH gene encoding 4-hydroxy-3-methylbut-2-enyl diphosphate reductase; amino-acid sequence: MAVILAKTAGFCMGVKRAVDIVLEIAQKGDQRRIYTYGPLIHNPQTVELLRKRGVFPIESIDDIDGPDNSVLVVRAHGISPEERKAIRDKGVTIVDATCPKVAHVQSIIKRHAERDYTTIIVGDREHPEVNGLLGYAGTKGIVLSHEREVSDLSADAKICVVAQTTQNLDRYDRIVDAVRKEFPEAVVFNTVCDSTERRQTEIKELAAVSDAMIIIGGKNSANTCRLTELSEQEGKPTFHIETVEEMMSHPLAAYGNIAVSAGASTPNWIINRVVDTLRERTGPSRRLMSLWELAIKAELYSAFGAACLSYTGMLLQRLTPRPAAILAMALYVFAMHTLNRFIDRKTSTTIGSFREETYRTHQKLYIGAALISLGASLFLALTLSMSSFLLLLTISVLGILYNTPILLFRGHWLRLKDLPGSKNLSVALAWGAVGAILPALIGKPAFSPATVVAFLFIFAVVFIRSSMSDLLDIQSDRLIGRETIPVVIGEKRTRHLLTGVALITGLMLVVSYTLGWSPFLSVVLFICLFYILICFKLCDRKSGFSGVVLEGILETVYIITGAASFLWVAVSWFRA
- a CDS encoding exodeoxyribonuclease VII small subunit is translated as MGKDTFENNMTRLEEIVKKLESGELSLEDSLKAFEEGIKLSRLCTKKLNESERKVEILLKQEEGLASTSFSEEV
- a CDS encoding universal stress protein; this encodes MFKKILVPLDGSELAECALPYVRDLVRGGFVEEIVLLNVVDIPATWVEGIDYVAIKDAGLEQATKYLQELKDQLAADGLPVRAEILEGVTPHVIVNYATEKGADLIVIGTHGYTGMKKLMFGSVALRVLHDAHCPVLLIRPESCR
- a CDS encoding TlyA family RNA methyltransferase, translated to MLVDRGLTASREQARALILAGRVLVDGFKIDKAGSPVSVTAEVRVTGDLHPYVSRGGLKLRGALDALGLDVSGLTVLDVGASTGGFTDCLLQSGAIKVYALDVGYGQLSWKLRTDKRVVPIERTNIRYFDGTGIAEPLDMATVDASFISLKVILPKVVSLLRPGGLLLALIKPQFEVGRGQVGKRGVVSDPALHQAVVEGSISLCRQLNLGGITTCESPLLGPAGNREFFIHAQRPKE